One part of the Dunckerocampus dactyliophorus isolate RoL2022-P2 chromosome 11, RoL_Ddac_1.1, whole genome shotgun sequence genome encodes these proteins:
- the pcdh18b gene encoding protocadherin-18b isoform X2 encodes MGAKYNRAKGNMLPSALLTVFIWMAVLNCVNSKTLKYKVYEEQRVGTVIARLKVDVAEVLSKLPSSLSFRFKAMQRGSTPFLSVREDDGEISIGSKIDREKLCEKNLNCSIEFDVVTLPTEYLQLFHVEVEVLDINDNSPHFSRAIVPIEISESASVGTRIPLDGAMDADVGENSLHSYSLTPNNFFKIDIRTRTDGAKYAELVVMRELDREVQSSYQLRLTASDNGEPPKSGSTLLKISISDSNDNSPAFEEQAYVINLLENSPLGTLLIDLNATDPDEGTNGKIVYSFSSHVSPKILETFKINPENGHITLIKKVDYEATSSYELDVQAQDLGPNSIPGLCKIVVKVVDVNDNKPEININLMTPGKEEVAYISEGAPVDTFIALVRIDDSDTGLNGEVVCRLHGHGHFRLQKTYEKNYMILTNISLDREKRSEYSLTVIAEDRGSPSLSTIKHFTVQVLDENDNPPRFEKTRYEVFKSENNSPGAYLMTVVASDPDLGTNGQVTYAIVDALVQGSPISTYVTIDPSNGAIYALRSFDHEDVSHITFTVQARDGGNPSLSANTTVLLTVLDENDNPPIIHSPSLQNHTAELPVWKYASPGQLITALKVTDRDAGANGELSCSIVSGNEDGLFVMDARRCELRTNASLEQVPRDVMEIRLEVQDRGANRLTVGALLKLTLQENMDILPPLYPTGSSQSPLDLSLIIIISLGAVCALLLIVMVMFATTRCTREKKDPKRNYNCRVAENSYQNHPKKPTRQIHKADITLVPTVNGTLPVRSHPHSPSASPTPERGTLGSRQSHHSRQSLNSLVTISSNHVPENFALELAHTTPPVEGQYQPRPSFRGNKYTRSYRYALNEMDKFSLKDSGRGDSEAGDSDYEPGRESPFDRLLGEGFTELYAPDVHHRMHAGMRFCTEECRVLGHSDQCWMPPLASPASSSSDYRSNLYIPGEEARKPADLSPEITPQPCPESTSDRSQSFSTFGKDLGRENDGEDGDHGGDEDLCGTSLLSEMSSVFQRLLPQGLDSYVQVNENQKGTSLSGLGVPMTGSLDRRRGHLPGKANASVHQQGVAAWAANTHFQNPGSGLVPSGHHQGGSYHTLKASTKLSCQNNSHKNSQAAKNSSQNLKPHSSQTLVQPSHAPAPIPVPLPVPSSKWLPAMEEIPENYEEDDFDSVLSHLQGKRSDSRHELVDASELVAEINKLLQDVRQS; translated from the exons ATGGGAGCTAAATACAACCGAGCCAAAGGCAACATGCTCCCTTCTGCACTACTCACAGTATTTATTTGGATGGCAGTTTTGAACTGTGTAAATAGCAAGACGTTAAAATATAAAGTATACGAAGAGCAGCGAGTGGGGACAGTTATCGCACGGCTGAAGGTGGATGTTGCTGAAGTTCTATCCAAACTACCAAGCTCTCTGTCCTTTCGGTTCAAAGCCATGCAGCGAGGAAGTACACCGTTCCTGTCTGTCCGGGAGGATGACGGAGAGATCAGCATTGGCTCCAAAATTGACCGTGAGAAGCTCTGTGAAAAAAATTTGAACTGTTCCATCGAATTTGACGTGGTGACTCTCCCAACGGAGTACCTGCAGTTGTTCCATGTGGAGGTGGAAGTATTGGACATAAACGACAACTCCCCGCACTTCTCCCGCGCCATTGTCCCTATTGAGATCTCCGAGAGCGCCTCCGTGGGGACACGGATCCCACTAGACGGTGCCATGGATGCAGACGTTGGGGAGAACTCGCTGCACTCTTACTCCCTCACTCCAAACAACTTTTTTAAGATTGACATCAGGACCAGGACAGATGGAGCCAAGTACGCAGAGCTGGTGGTCATGCGGGAGTTGGATAGGGAGGTGCAGTCCAGCTACCAGCTGCGGCTCACGGCTTCAGATAATGGTGAACCCCCCAAGTCTGGCTCGACCTTGCTGAAAATTAGCATCTCTGATTCGAATGACAACAGCCCGGCCTTTGAAGAGCAGGCGTATGTCATTAATTTGTTGGAAAACTCTCCTCTTGGGACTCTTCTTATAGATTTAAATGCTACAGATCCAGACGAGGGAACTAATGGAAAAATAGTCTACTCTTTCAGCAGTCACGTGTCACCAAAGATCTtggaaacatttaaaataaatcctGAAAATGGCCACATCACTCTTATTAAAAAGGTGGACTATGAAGCCACTTCATCTTATGAGCTTGATGTTCAGGCTCAGGATTTGGGCCCAAACTCCATTCCAGGGCTTTGCAAAATTGTTGTGAAAGTTGTGGATGTAAATGACAACAAACCAGAGATAAACATTAACCTGATGACACCAGGCAAAGAGGAAGTGGCCTACATTTCAGAGGGCGCTCCTGTGGATACCTTCATTGCTCTCGTTCGCATTGATGACAGTGATACGGGGCTTAATGGTGAAGTGGTGTGTAGGCTTCACGGCCACGGTCACTTCAGACTTCAGAAAACGTATGAGAAGAACTATATGATCCTCACCAACATCTCACTAGACAGAGAGAAGAGATCAGAGTATAGCCTGACAGTCATTGCTGAGGACCGAGGCTCCCCAAGCCTCTCCACCATCAAACATTTTACCGTTCAAGTGCTGGATGAGAACGATAATCCTCCTCGTTTCGAAAAGACCCGCTATGAAGTATTCAAATCTGAGAACAACTCTCCAGGGGCCTATCTGATGACAGTGGTGGCCTCTGATCCAGATCTGGGCACCAATGGTCAGGTTACCTATGCCATAGTTGATGCTCTCGTGCAGGGGAGCCCCATTTCCACGTATGTAACCATTGACCCTTCCAATGGTGCCATCTATGCCCTGAGGAGCTTTGACCATGAAGATGTCAGCCATATCACTTTCACCGTTCAAGCTCGTGATGGGGGAAATCCTTCACTGTCTGCTAATACCACTGTCCTGCTTACAGTTTTGGATGAAAATGACAATCCCCCAATCATCCACTCCCCCTCCCTCCAAAATCACACCGCCGAACTTCCAGTGTGGAAGTATGCATCTCCCGGTCAGTTAATTACTGCTCTGAAAGTCACAGACCGTGACGCCGGTGCCAATGGAGAGTTGAGCTGCTCCATTGTTAGCGGAAATGAAGATGGCCTGTTTGTGATGGACGCTCGGCGATGTGAGCTCAGAACCAATGCAAGCTTAGAACAAGTGCCAAGGGACGTGATGGAGATCAGGTTAGAAGTACAGGATAGGGGCGCCAACCGACTCACTGTGGGGGCCCTGCTCAAGCTTACTCTGCAGGAGAACATGGACATCCTTCCCCCTCTTTATCCCACGGGCTCCAGCCAGTCCCCTCTGGATCTCtcactcatcatcatcatatccTTGGGGGCAGTTTGTGCTCTGCTGCTTATTGTCATGGTGATGTTTGCCACGACCCGCTGCACCCGGGAAAAGAAGGACCCGAAGCGCAACTACAATTGCAGAGTGGCGGAAAACAGCTATCAAAACCATCCAAAGAAGCCGACAAGGCAGATCCACAAGGCAGATATTACCCTGGTGCCAACCGTTAATGGAACACTACCTGTCCGGTCCCACCCGCATTCCCCCTCAGCTTCTCCTACTCCTGAAAGAGGCACCCTGGGGAGCAGGCAGAGCCATCACAGCCGCCAGTCATTAAATAGTCTTGTTACCATTTCTTCCAATCATGTGCCGGAGAATTTTGCCCTGGAGTTGGCCCACACCACGCCTCCTGTTGAG GGCCAGTACCAGCCACGGCCAAGTTTCAGAGGCAACAAATACACCAGGAGCTACAG ATATGCCCTAAATGAGATGGATAAATTCAGTCTCAAGGACAGTGGCCGTGGTGACAGCGAGGCAGGCGACAGCGACTACGAGCCTGGCAGGGAGTCGCCCTTTGATAGACTCCTTGGTGAGGGATTTACCGAGCTTTATGCTCCTGACGTCCATCACAGAATGCATGCAG GTATGAGGTTCTGTACTGAGGAGTGTCGTGTCCTGGGTCATTCGGATCAGTGCTGGATGCCCCCACTGGCGTCCCCAGCTTCATCCTCCTCTGACTACCGAAGTAATCTCTACATTCCTGGGGAGGAAGCCCGGAAACCAGCTGACCTTTCCCCAGAAATCACTCCACAACCGTGCCCTGAAAGTACATCTGACCGGAGCCAGAGCTTCTCCACCTTCGGAAAGGATCTGGGCAGAGAGAACGATGGGGAAGATGGAGATCATGGTGGAGATGAAGATCTTTGTGGAACATCTTTGTTGTCTGAGATGAGCAGTGTTTTCCAGCGCCTTCTGCCCCAAGGTCTGGATTCATATGTTCAAGTGAACGAGAACCAGAAGGGAACAAGCCTCAGTGGTCTCGGTGTACCAATGACTGGATCTTTAGATCGCAGGAGGGGCCATCTTCCAGGCAAGGCCAATGCCTCTGTTCACCAGCAGGGCGTGGCAGCCTGGGCCGCCAATACTCACTTCCAGAATCCAGGAAGCGGCCTGGTTCCATCTGGTCACCACCAGGGCGGCAGCTACCACACCCTGAAAGCCAGCACTAAGCTCAGCTGCCAGAATAACAGTCACAAGAACTCACAGGCGGCCAAAAACAGCTCACAGAACCTCAAACCTCACAGCAGCCAGACGCTTGTGCAGCCTTCCCACGCTCCAGCGCCCATACCTGTGCCCCTTCCCGTTCCGTCATCCAAGTGGCTTCCTGCCATGGAGGAAATCCCAGAGAACTACGAAGAAGACGATTTTGACTCTGTGCTGAGCCATCTACAGGGAAAACGCAGTGACAGCCGCCACGAGCTGGTGGATGCCAGCGAGCTTGTGGCTGAGATCAACAAACTGCTGCAGGACGTCCGGCAGAGCTAG
- the pcdh18b gene encoding protocadherin-18b isoform X1, with product MGAKYNRAKGNMLPSALLTVFIWMAVLNCVNSKTLKYKVYEEQRVGTVIARLKVDVAEVLSKLPSSLSFRFKAMQRGSTPFLSVREDDGEISIGSKIDREKLCEKNLNCSIEFDVVTLPTEYLQLFHVEVEVLDINDNSPHFSRAIVPIEISESASVGTRIPLDGAMDADVGENSLHSYSLTPNNFFKIDIRTRTDGAKYAELVVMRELDREVQSSYQLRLTASDNGEPPKSGSTLLKISISDSNDNSPAFEEQAYVINLLENSPLGTLLIDLNATDPDEGTNGKIVYSFSSHVSPKILETFKINPENGHITLIKKVDYEATSSYELDVQAQDLGPNSIPGLCKIVVKVVDVNDNKPEININLMTPGKEEVAYISEGAPVDTFIALVRIDDSDTGLNGEVVCRLHGHGHFRLQKTYEKNYMILTNISLDREKRSEYSLTVIAEDRGSPSLSTIKHFTVQVLDENDNPPRFEKTRYEVFKSENNSPGAYLMTVVASDPDLGTNGQVTYAIVDALVQGSPISTYVTIDPSNGAIYALRSFDHEDVSHITFTVQARDGGNPSLSANTTVLLTVLDENDNPPIIHSPSLQNHTAELPVWKYASPGQLITALKVTDRDAGANGELSCSIVSGNEDGLFVMDARRCELRTNASLEQVPRDVMEIRLEVQDRGANRLTVGALLKLTLQENMDILPPLYPTGSSQSPLDLSLIIIISLGAVCALLLIVMVMFATTRCTREKKDPKRNYNCRVAENSYQNHPKKPTRQIHKADITLVPTVNGTLPVRSHPHSPSASPTPERGTLGSRQSHHSRQSLNSLVTISSNHVPENFALELAHTTPPVEQVSQLLSMLHQGQYQPRPSFRGNKYTRSYRYALNEMDKFSLKDSGRGDSEAGDSDYEPGRESPFDRLLGEGFTELYAPDVHHRMHAGMRFCTEECRVLGHSDQCWMPPLASPASSSSDYRSNLYIPGEEARKPADLSPEITPQPCPESTSDRSQSFSTFGKDLGRENDGEDGDHGGDEDLCGTSLLSEMSSVFQRLLPQGLDSYVQVNENQKGTSLSGLGVPMTGSLDRRRGHLPGKANASVHQQGVAAWAANTHFQNPGSGLVPSGHHQGGSYHTLKASTKLSCQNNSHKNSQAAKNSSQNLKPHSSQTLVQPSHAPAPIPVPLPVPSSKWLPAMEEIPENYEEDDFDSVLSHLQGKRSDSRHELVDASELVAEINKLLQDVRQS from the exons ATGGGAGCTAAATACAACCGAGCCAAAGGCAACATGCTCCCTTCTGCACTACTCACAGTATTTATTTGGATGGCAGTTTTGAACTGTGTAAATAGCAAGACGTTAAAATATAAAGTATACGAAGAGCAGCGAGTGGGGACAGTTATCGCACGGCTGAAGGTGGATGTTGCTGAAGTTCTATCCAAACTACCAAGCTCTCTGTCCTTTCGGTTCAAAGCCATGCAGCGAGGAAGTACACCGTTCCTGTCTGTCCGGGAGGATGACGGAGAGATCAGCATTGGCTCCAAAATTGACCGTGAGAAGCTCTGTGAAAAAAATTTGAACTGTTCCATCGAATTTGACGTGGTGACTCTCCCAACGGAGTACCTGCAGTTGTTCCATGTGGAGGTGGAAGTATTGGACATAAACGACAACTCCCCGCACTTCTCCCGCGCCATTGTCCCTATTGAGATCTCCGAGAGCGCCTCCGTGGGGACACGGATCCCACTAGACGGTGCCATGGATGCAGACGTTGGGGAGAACTCGCTGCACTCTTACTCCCTCACTCCAAACAACTTTTTTAAGATTGACATCAGGACCAGGACAGATGGAGCCAAGTACGCAGAGCTGGTGGTCATGCGGGAGTTGGATAGGGAGGTGCAGTCCAGCTACCAGCTGCGGCTCACGGCTTCAGATAATGGTGAACCCCCCAAGTCTGGCTCGACCTTGCTGAAAATTAGCATCTCTGATTCGAATGACAACAGCCCGGCCTTTGAAGAGCAGGCGTATGTCATTAATTTGTTGGAAAACTCTCCTCTTGGGACTCTTCTTATAGATTTAAATGCTACAGATCCAGACGAGGGAACTAATGGAAAAATAGTCTACTCTTTCAGCAGTCACGTGTCACCAAAGATCTtggaaacatttaaaataaatcctGAAAATGGCCACATCACTCTTATTAAAAAGGTGGACTATGAAGCCACTTCATCTTATGAGCTTGATGTTCAGGCTCAGGATTTGGGCCCAAACTCCATTCCAGGGCTTTGCAAAATTGTTGTGAAAGTTGTGGATGTAAATGACAACAAACCAGAGATAAACATTAACCTGATGACACCAGGCAAAGAGGAAGTGGCCTACATTTCAGAGGGCGCTCCTGTGGATACCTTCATTGCTCTCGTTCGCATTGATGACAGTGATACGGGGCTTAATGGTGAAGTGGTGTGTAGGCTTCACGGCCACGGTCACTTCAGACTTCAGAAAACGTATGAGAAGAACTATATGATCCTCACCAACATCTCACTAGACAGAGAGAAGAGATCAGAGTATAGCCTGACAGTCATTGCTGAGGACCGAGGCTCCCCAAGCCTCTCCACCATCAAACATTTTACCGTTCAAGTGCTGGATGAGAACGATAATCCTCCTCGTTTCGAAAAGACCCGCTATGAAGTATTCAAATCTGAGAACAACTCTCCAGGGGCCTATCTGATGACAGTGGTGGCCTCTGATCCAGATCTGGGCACCAATGGTCAGGTTACCTATGCCATAGTTGATGCTCTCGTGCAGGGGAGCCCCATTTCCACGTATGTAACCATTGACCCTTCCAATGGTGCCATCTATGCCCTGAGGAGCTTTGACCATGAAGATGTCAGCCATATCACTTTCACCGTTCAAGCTCGTGATGGGGGAAATCCTTCACTGTCTGCTAATACCACTGTCCTGCTTACAGTTTTGGATGAAAATGACAATCCCCCAATCATCCACTCCCCCTCCCTCCAAAATCACACCGCCGAACTTCCAGTGTGGAAGTATGCATCTCCCGGTCAGTTAATTACTGCTCTGAAAGTCACAGACCGTGACGCCGGTGCCAATGGAGAGTTGAGCTGCTCCATTGTTAGCGGAAATGAAGATGGCCTGTTTGTGATGGACGCTCGGCGATGTGAGCTCAGAACCAATGCAAGCTTAGAACAAGTGCCAAGGGACGTGATGGAGATCAGGTTAGAAGTACAGGATAGGGGCGCCAACCGACTCACTGTGGGGGCCCTGCTCAAGCTTACTCTGCAGGAGAACATGGACATCCTTCCCCCTCTTTATCCCACGGGCTCCAGCCAGTCCCCTCTGGATCTCtcactcatcatcatcatatccTTGGGGGCAGTTTGTGCTCTGCTGCTTATTGTCATGGTGATGTTTGCCACGACCCGCTGCACCCGGGAAAAGAAGGACCCGAAGCGCAACTACAATTGCAGAGTGGCGGAAAACAGCTATCAAAACCATCCAAAGAAGCCGACAAGGCAGATCCACAAGGCAGATATTACCCTGGTGCCAACCGTTAATGGAACACTACCTGTCCGGTCCCACCCGCATTCCCCCTCAGCTTCTCCTACTCCTGAAAGAGGCACCCTGGGGAGCAGGCAGAGCCATCACAGCCGCCAGTCATTAAATAGTCTTGTTACCATTTCTTCCAATCATGTGCCGGAGAATTTTGCCCTGGAGTTGGCCCACACCACGCCTCCTGTTGAG CAAGTCTCACAGCTTCTGTCCATGCTCCATCAGGGCCAGTACCAGCCACGGCCAAGTTTCAGAGGCAACAAATACACCAGGAGCTACAG ATATGCCCTAAATGAGATGGATAAATTCAGTCTCAAGGACAGTGGCCGTGGTGACAGCGAGGCAGGCGACAGCGACTACGAGCCTGGCAGGGAGTCGCCCTTTGATAGACTCCTTGGTGAGGGATTTACCGAGCTTTATGCTCCTGACGTCCATCACAGAATGCATGCAG GTATGAGGTTCTGTACTGAGGAGTGTCGTGTCCTGGGTCATTCGGATCAGTGCTGGATGCCCCCACTGGCGTCCCCAGCTTCATCCTCCTCTGACTACCGAAGTAATCTCTACATTCCTGGGGAGGAAGCCCGGAAACCAGCTGACCTTTCCCCAGAAATCACTCCACAACCGTGCCCTGAAAGTACATCTGACCGGAGCCAGAGCTTCTCCACCTTCGGAAAGGATCTGGGCAGAGAGAACGATGGGGAAGATGGAGATCATGGTGGAGATGAAGATCTTTGTGGAACATCTTTGTTGTCTGAGATGAGCAGTGTTTTCCAGCGCCTTCTGCCCCAAGGTCTGGATTCATATGTTCAAGTGAACGAGAACCAGAAGGGAACAAGCCTCAGTGGTCTCGGTGTACCAATGACTGGATCTTTAGATCGCAGGAGGGGCCATCTTCCAGGCAAGGCCAATGCCTCTGTTCACCAGCAGGGCGTGGCAGCCTGGGCCGCCAATACTCACTTCCAGAATCCAGGAAGCGGCCTGGTTCCATCTGGTCACCACCAGGGCGGCAGCTACCACACCCTGAAAGCCAGCACTAAGCTCAGCTGCCAGAATAACAGTCACAAGAACTCACAGGCGGCCAAAAACAGCTCACAGAACCTCAAACCTCACAGCAGCCAGACGCTTGTGCAGCCTTCCCACGCTCCAGCGCCCATACCTGTGCCCCTTCCCGTTCCGTCATCCAAGTGGCTTCCTGCCATGGAGGAAATCCCAGAGAACTACGAAGAAGACGATTTTGACTCTGTGCTGAGCCATCTACAGGGAAAACGCAGTGACAGCCGCCACGAGCTGGTGGATGCCAGCGAGCTTGTGGCTGAGATCAACAAACTGCTGCAGGACGTCCGGCAGAGCTAG
- the pcdh18b gene encoding protocadherin-18b isoform X3, which yields MGAKYNRAKGNMLPSALLTVFIWMAVLNCVNSKTLKYKVYEEQRVGTVIARLKVDVAEVLSKLPSSLSFRFKAMQRGSTPFLSVREDDGEISIGSKIDREKLCEKNLNCSIEFDVVTLPTEYLQLFHVEVEVLDINDNSPHFSRAIVPIEISESASVGTRIPLDGAMDADVGENSLHSYSLTPNNFFKIDIRTRTDGAKYAELVVMRELDREVQSSYQLRLTASDNGEPPKSGSTLLKISISDSNDNSPAFEEQAYVINLLENSPLGTLLIDLNATDPDEGTNGKIVYSFSSHVSPKILETFKINPENGHITLIKKVDYEATSSYELDVQAQDLGPNSIPGLCKIVVKVVDVNDNKPEININLMTPGKEEVAYISEGAPVDTFIALVRIDDSDTGLNGEVVCRLHGHGHFRLQKTYEKNYMILTNISLDREKRSEYSLTVIAEDRGSPSLSTIKHFTVQVLDENDNPPRFEKTRYEVFKSENNSPGAYLMTVVASDPDLGTNGQVTYAIVDALVQGSPISTYVTIDPSNGAIYALRSFDHEDVSHITFTVQARDGGNPSLSANTTVLLTVLDENDNPPIIHSPSLQNHTAELPVWKYASPGQLITALKVTDRDAGANGELSCSIVSGNEDGLFVMDARRCELRTNASLEQVPRDVMEIRLEVQDRGANRLTVGALLKLTLQENMDILPPLYPTGSSQSPLDLSLIIIISLGAVCALLLIVMVMFATTRCTREKKDPKRNYNCRVAENSYQNHPKKPTRQIHKADITLVPTVNGTLPVRSHPHSPSASPTPERGTLGSRQSHHSRQSLNSLVTISSNHVPENFALELAHTTPPVEQVSQLLSMLHQGQYQPRPSFRGNKYTRSYRYALNEMDKFSLKDSGRGDSEAGDSDYEPGRESPFDRLLGMRFCTEECRVLGHSDQCWMPPLASPASSSSDYRSNLYIPGEEARKPADLSPEITPQPCPESTSDRSQSFSTFGKDLGRENDGEDGDHGGDEDLCGTSLLSEMSSVFQRLLPQGLDSYVQVNENQKGTSLSGLGVPMTGSLDRRRGHLPGKANASVHQQGVAAWAANTHFQNPGSGLVPSGHHQGGSYHTLKASTKLSCQNNSHKNSQAAKNSSQNLKPHSSQTLVQPSHAPAPIPVPLPVPSSKWLPAMEEIPENYEEDDFDSVLSHLQGKRSDSRHELVDASELVAEINKLLQDVRQS from the exons ATGGGAGCTAAATACAACCGAGCCAAAGGCAACATGCTCCCTTCTGCACTACTCACAGTATTTATTTGGATGGCAGTTTTGAACTGTGTAAATAGCAAGACGTTAAAATATAAAGTATACGAAGAGCAGCGAGTGGGGACAGTTATCGCACGGCTGAAGGTGGATGTTGCTGAAGTTCTATCCAAACTACCAAGCTCTCTGTCCTTTCGGTTCAAAGCCATGCAGCGAGGAAGTACACCGTTCCTGTCTGTCCGGGAGGATGACGGAGAGATCAGCATTGGCTCCAAAATTGACCGTGAGAAGCTCTGTGAAAAAAATTTGAACTGTTCCATCGAATTTGACGTGGTGACTCTCCCAACGGAGTACCTGCAGTTGTTCCATGTGGAGGTGGAAGTATTGGACATAAACGACAACTCCCCGCACTTCTCCCGCGCCATTGTCCCTATTGAGATCTCCGAGAGCGCCTCCGTGGGGACACGGATCCCACTAGACGGTGCCATGGATGCAGACGTTGGGGAGAACTCGCTGCACTCTTACTCCCTCACTCCAAACAACTTTTTTAAGATTGACATCAGGACCAGGACAGATGGAGCCAAGTACGCAGAGCTGGTGGTCATGCGGGAGTTGGATAGGGAGGTGCAGTCCAGCTACCAGCTGCGGCTCACGGCTTCAGATAATGGTGAACCCCCCAAGTCTGGCTCGACCTTGCTGAAAATTAGCATCTCTGATTCGAATGACAACAGCCCGGCCTTTGAAGAGCAGGCGTATGTCATTAATTTGTTGGAAAACTCTCCTCTTGGGACTCTTCTTATAGATTTAAATGCTACAGATCCAGACGAGGGAACTAATGGAAAAATAGTCTACTCTTTCAGCAGTCACGTGTCACCAAAGATCTtggaaacatttaaaataaatcctGAAAATGGCCACATCACTCTTATTAAAAAGGTGGACTATGAAGCCACTTCATCTTATGAGCTTGATGTTCAGGCTCAGGATTTGGGCCCAAACTCCATTCCAGGGCTTTGCAAAATTGTTGTGAAAGTTGTGGATGTAAATGACAACAAACCAGAGATAAACATTAACCTGATGACACCAGGCAAAGAGGAAGTGGCCTACATTTCAGAGGGCGCTCCTGTGGATACCTTCATTGCTCTCGTTCGCATTGATGACAGTGATACGGGGCTTAATGGTGAAGTGGTGTGTAGGCTTCACGGCCACGGTCACTTCAGACTTCAGAAAACGTATGAGAAGAACTATATGATCCTCACCAACATCTCACTAGACAGAGAGAAGAGATCAGAGTATAGCCTGACAGTCATTGCTGAGGACCGAGGCTCCCCAAGCCTCTCCACCATCAAACATTTTACCGTTCAAGTGCTGGATGAGAACGATAATCCTCCTCGTTTCGAAAAGACCCGCTATGAAGTATTCAAATCTGAGAACAACTCTCCAGGGGCCTATCTGATGACAGTGGTGGCCTCTGATCCAGATCTGGGCACCAATGGTCAGGTTACCTATGCCATAGTTGATGCTCTCGTGCAGGGGAGCCCCATTTCCACGTATGTAACCATTGACCCTTCCAATGGTGCCATCTATGCCCTGAGGAGCTTTGACCATGAAGATGTCAGCCATATCACTTTCACCGTTCAAGCTCGTGATGGGGGAAATCCTTCACTGTCTGCTAATACCACTGTCCTGCTTACAGTTTTGGATGAAAATGACAATCCCCCAATCATCCACTCCCCCTCCCTCCAAAATCACACCGCCGAACTTCCAGTGTGGAAGTATGCATCTCCCGGTCAGTTAATTACTGCTCTGAAAGTCACAGACCGTGACGCCGGTGCCAATGGAGAGTTGAGCTGCTCCATTGTTAGCGGAAATGAAGATGGCCTGTTTGTGATGGACGCTCGGCGATGTGAGCTCAGAACCAATGCAAGCTTAGAACAAGTGCCAAGGGACGTGATGGAGATCAGGTTAGAAGTACAGGATAGGGGCGCCAACCGACTCACTGTGGGGGCCCTGCTCAAGCTTACTCTGCAGGAGAACATGGACATCCTTCCCCCTCTTTATCCCACGGGCTCCAGCCAGTCCCCTCTGGATCTCtcactcatcatcatcatatccTTGGGGGCAGTTTGTGCTCTGCTGCTTATTGTCATGGTGATGTTTGCCACGACCCGCTGCACCCGGGAAAAGAAGGACCCGAAGCGCAACTACAATTGCAGAGTGGCGGAAAACAGCTATCAAAACCATCCAAAGAAGCCGACAAGGCAGATCCACAAGGCAGATATTACCCTGGTGCCAACCGTTAATGGAACACTACCTGTCCGGTCCCACCCGCATTCCCCCTCAGCTTCTCCTACTCCTGAAAGAGGCACCCTGGGGAGCAGGCAGAGCCATCACAGCCGCCAGTCATTAAATAGTCTTGTTACCATTTCTTCCAATCATGTGCCGGAGAATTTTGCCCTGGAGTTGGCCCACACCACGCCTCCTGTTGAG CAAGTCTCACAGCTTCTGTCCATGCTCCATCAGGGCCAGTACCAGCCACGGCCAAGTTTCAGAGGCAACAAATACACCAGGAGCTACAG ATATGCCCTAAATGAGATGGATAAATTCAGTCTCAAGGACAGTGGCCGTGGTGACAGCGAGGCAGGCGACAGCGACTACGAGCCTGGCAGGGAGTCGCCCTTTGATAGACTCCTTG GTATGAGGTTCTGTACTGAGGAGTGTCGTGTCCTGGGTCATTCGGATCAGTGCTGGATGCCCCCACTGGCGTCCCCAGCTTCATCCTCCTCTGACTACCGAAGTAATCTCTACATTCCTGGGGAGGAAGCCCGGAAACCAGCTGACCTTTCCCCAGAAATCACTCCACAACCGTGCCCTGAAAGTACATCTGACCGGAGCCAGAGCTTCTCCACCTTCGGAAAGGATCTGGGCAGAGAGAACGATGGGGAAGATGGAGATCATGGTGGAGATGAAGATCTTTGTGGAACATCTTTGTTGTCTGAGATGAGCAGTGTTTTCCAGCGCCTTCTGCCCCAAGGTCTGGATTCATATGTTCAAGTGAACGAGAACCAGAAGGGAACAAGCCTCAGTGGTCTCGGTGTACCAATGACTGGATCTTTAGATCGCAGGAGGGGCCATCTTCCAGGCAAGGCCAATGCCTCTGTTCACCAGCAGGGCGTGGCAGCCTGGGCCGCCAATACTCACTTCCAGAATCCAGGAAGCGGCCTGGTTCCATCTGGTCACCACCAGGGCGGCAGCTACCACACCCTGAAAGCCAGCACTAAGCTCAGCTGCCAGAATAACAGTCACAAGAACTCACAGGCGGCCAAAAACAGCTCACAGAACCTCAAACCTCACAGCAGCCAGACGCTTGTGCAGCCTTCCCACGCTCCAGCGCCCATACCTGTGCCCCTTCCCGTTCCGTCATCCAAGTGGCTTCCTGCCATGGAGGAAATCCCAGAGAACTACGAAGAAGACGATTTTGACTCTGTGCTGAGCCATCTACAGGGAAAACGCAGTGACAGCCGCCACGAGCTGGTGGATGCCAGCGAGCTTGTGGCTGAGATCAACAAACTGCTGCAGGACGTCCGGCAGAGCTAG